One part of the Streptomyces lydicus genome encodes these proteins:
- a CDS encoding NAD(P)-dependent alcohol dehydrogenase — translation MTHTSVSAYAAPAPKAPLERITIPRRELGAHDILIEIKYAGICHSDIHTVRAEWGDGGNFPIVPGHEIAGVVAEVGAEVTRYTAGDRVGVGCFVDSCRECDNCRAGLEQYCTGELGNVGTYNATGRDGEPTYGGYSTHLVVDENYALRIPDTIPLDAAAPLLCAGITLYSPLAHWQAGPGKKVAVVGLGGLGHMGVKIAHAMGAEVTVLSQSLRKKDDGLRLGADHYHATSDPATFEALAGTFDLIVNTVSANLDLNAYLGLLRTNGTLVQVGAPEKPLPVAAFALIPGRKSLAGSMIGGIAETQEMLDFCGEHGLAADIEVISADRINEAYERVLASDVRYRFVIDAATI, via the coding sequence ATGACCCACACCTCTGTCTCCGCGTACGCCGCACCCGCCCCGAAGGCACCGCTGGAGCGGATCACGATTCCGCGCCGCGAGCTGGGTGCCCACGACATCCTCATCGAGATCAAGTACGCCGGTATCTGCCACTCCGACATCCACACCGTGCGCGCCGAGTGGGGCGACGGCGGGAACTTCCCGATCGTCCCCGGCCATGAGATCGCCGGTGTGGTCGCCGAGGTGGGTGCCGAGGTGACCCGCTACACCGCCGGCGACCGGGTCGGCGTCGGCTGCTTCGTCGACTCCTGCCGGGAGTGCGACAACTGCCGGGCCGGGCTGGAGCAGTACTGCACCGGTGAGCTCGGCAACGTCGGCACGTACAACGCGACCGGCCGCGACGGCGAGCCGACCTACGGCGGCTACTCCACCCACCTCGTCGTCGACGAGAACTACGCGCTGCGCATCCCCGACACCATTCCGCTGGACGCCGCGGCCCCGCTGCTGTGCGCCGGCATCACGCTCTACTCCCCGCTCGCCCACTGGCAGGCCGGCCCCGGCAAGAAGGTCGCCGTCGTCGGCCTGGGCGGCCTCGGCCACATGGGCGTGAAGATCGCCCACGCGATGGGCGCCGAGGTCACCGTCCTCAGCCAGTCGCTGCGCAAGAAGGACGACGGCCTGCGGCTGGGCGCGGACCACTACCACGCGACCTCCGACCCGGCCACGTTCGAGGCGCTGGCCGGCACCTTCGACCTGATCGTCAACACCGTGTCGGCCAACCTGGACCTGAACGCCTACCTCGGGCTGCTGCGCACCAACGGCACCCTGGTCCAGGTCGGCGCCCCGGAGAAGCCGCTGCCGGTCGCGGCGTTCGCGCTGATCCCGGGGCGCAAGTCGCTCGCCGGGTCGATGATCGGCGGCATCGCCGAGACCCAGGAGATGCTCGACTTCTGCGGTGAGCACGGGCTGGCCGCGGACATCGAGGTGATCAGCGCGGACCGGATCAACGAGGCGTACGAGCGGGTGCTGGCGAGCGACGTCCGCTACCGCTTCGTGATCGACGCCGCGACGATCTGA
- a CDS encoding MMPL family transporter, with amino-acid sequence MTVRVAVWSARRPWRALAGWLAFVVLCLGVGAALGTHQATAADYRVGEAGRAETLAAEGHLDRAAVEQVLITARSGPLDRVAAEAAVRDVTARMAKLPEVAGVAAPVRSADGRALRVAVRMKGAEADAKDHVAPLAAQTAAVQRSHPHLRVAETGSPSISVGLNDQRGQDLALSEGLTLPVTLLTLLAVFGSALMAAVPLLLALSSIAAAMGLSMVVSHVLPDAGVGNNVIILIGMAVGVDYTLFYLKREREERARSGGRLGAEALVELAAATSGRAIVVSGLAVVVSTATLYLATDVVFASLATSTVIVVLAAVLSSLTALPALLVVLARRAERRAARRGDRGRRAWRRPAGGHRPDGQGRIWGVLLRPARRHPAATLCLSVLVMLGLAAPALGMQLRVLNKDSHSREIPAVQTYDRLTAAFPDLRVQHQIVVRAPADRSSEVTSALRQLNARTAADPLYTAVRTPTVRTSGDHRTTTLELSSPHKVSSPEARRSLDRLRTRYLPETVGAVPGARFAVSGDVAHDTDYLAHQDAKLPLVVGALLLLTFLLTALVFRSVVIGLLGVALNLLSAAAAFGLVVVFFQHGLASVLFGVDEAATGAIGSRVPLFLFVILFGLSMDYQVFVVSRIREEVLRGVPTRQAVLHGLGASAKVVTSAAAVMVTVFASFMLLHLAEMKQIGFSLAVAVLLDAFVIRVMILPSALMLLGRASWWPSGAGKGAGRPVVHAGR; translated from the coding sequence ATGACCGTACGCGTCGCGGTGTGGAGCGCCCGGCGCCCCTGGCGCGCGCTGGCCGGATGGCTGGCGTTCGTGGTGCTGTGCCTGGGGGTGGGCGCCGCGCTCGGCACCCACCAGGCCACCGCGGCGGACTACCGCGTCGGTGAGGCGGGCCGCGCCGAGACCCTCGCCGCCGAGGGGCACCTGGACCGCGCGGCGGTCGAACAGGTGCTGATCACCGCCCGGTCCGGGCCGCTGGACCGGGTCGCCGCCGAGGCGGCCGTACGGGACGTCACCGCCCGGATGGCGAAGCTGCCCGAGGTGGCCGGGGTCGCGGCTCCGGTCCGCTCGGCCGACGGCCGGGCGCTGCGGGTCGCGGTGCGCATGAAGGGCGCCGAGGCGGACGCCAAGGACCACGTCGCCCCGCTGGCCGCGCAGACCGCGGCGGTTCAGCGCAGCCATCCGCACCTGCGGGTGGCGGAGACCGGCAGCCCGTCGATCTCCGTCGGCCTCAATGACCAGCGCGGCCAGGACCTGGCCCTCTCCGAGGGGCTCACCCTGCCCGTCACCCTGCTGACGCTGCTGGCCGTCTTCGGCTCCGCGCTGATGGCGGCGGTCCCGCTGCTGCTCGCGCTGTCCTCGATCGCGGCCGCCATGGGCCTGTCCATGGTGGTCTCCCACGTCCTGCCGGACGCCGGTGTCGGCAACAACGTCATCATCCTGATCGGCATGGCCGTCGGGGTGGACTACACGCTCTTCTACCTCAAGCGCGAACGCGAGGAACGGGCCCGGTCCGGCGGCCGGCTCGGCGCCGAGGCGCTGGTGGAGCTGGCCGCCGCCACCTCCGGCCGGGCGATCGTGGTCTCCGGGCTCGCGGTGGTGGTCTCCACCGCCACGCTCTACCTGGCCACCGACGTCGTCTTCGCCTCGCTCGCGACCAGCACCGTCATCGTCGTGCTGGCCGCGGTCCTCAGCTCGCTGACCGCGCTGCCGGCGCTGCTGGTCGTCCTCGCCCGGCGCGCCGAACGCCGCGCCGCCCGCCGAGGGGACCGGGGGCGCCGGGCCTGGCGCCGGCCGGCCGGCGGGCACCGGCCCGACGGGCAGGGCCGCATCTGGGGCGTCCTGCTGCGCCCGGCGCGCCGGCACCCGGCCGCCACCCTCTGCCTCTCCGTCCTGGTGATGCTGGGCCTGGCCGCACCCGCCCTGGGCATGCAGCTGCGGGTCCTCAACAAGGACAGCCACTCCCGTGAGATCCCCGCCGTGCAGACCTACGACCGGCTCACCGCGGCCTTCCCCGACCTGCGCGTCCAGCACCAGATCGTGGTCCGGGCGCCTGCCGACCGTTCCTCCGAAGTGACGTCCGCGCTACGGCAGTTGAACGCACGGACGGCCGCCGACCCGCTCTACACCGCGGTCCGGACCCCGACGGTGCGCACCTCCGGGGACCACCGCACCACCACCCTGGAGCTGTCGTCGCCCCACAAGGTCAGCTCGCCCGAGGCGCGGCGCTCGCTCGACCGGCTGCGCACGCGCTATCTGCCGGAGACCGTCGGGGCGGTGCCCGGCGCCCGGTTCGCGGTCAGCGGGGACGTCGCGCACGACACCGACTACCTGGCCCACCAGGACGCCAAGCTCCCGCTGGTCGTCGGCGCGTTGCTGCTGCTGACCTTCCTCCTGACGGCGCTGGTCTTCCGTTCCGTCGTCATCGGGCTGCTCGGTGTGGCGCTCAACCTGCTGTCCGCCGCGGCGGCCTTCGGCCTGGTCGTGGTCTTCTTCCAACACGGCCTGGCGAGCGTGCTGTTCGGTGTCGACGAGGCCGCGACCGGCGCCATCGGCTCGCGGGTGCCGCTGTTCCTCTTCGTGATCCTCTTCGGCCTGTCGATGGACTACCAGGTGTTCGTCGTCAGCCGTATCCGGGAGGAGGTGCTGCGCGGCGTACCGACCCGGCAGGCCGTGCTGCACGGGCTGGGGGCCTCCGCCAAGGTCGTCACCAGCGCGGCGGCGGTCATGGTCACGGTCTTCGCCAGCTTCATGCTGCTGCACCTCGCCGAGATGAAGCAGATCGGCTTCAGCCTCGCGGTGGCGGTGCTGCTGGACGCCTTCGTCATCCGCGTGATGATCCTGCCCTCCGCGCTGATGCTCCTGGGGCGGGCGAGCTGGTGGCCGTCCGGCGCCGGGAAGGGCGCCGGACGGCCGGTCGTGCACGCGGGTCGGTGA
- a CDS encoding ArsR/SmtB family transcription factor, giving the protein MNSEELLALLSAVGHAQRLRVIAELAGGRLYVSELARRLEMSRPLLYMHLDRLEKAGLVVGRLELSEDGKALKYFELTPFELKLNVATVLAALREDAAAGAAPDERP; this is encoded by the coding sequence ATGAACAGCGAGGAGCTGCTGGCCCTGCTGTCCGCCGTGGGCCACGCCCAACGACTGCGGGTGATCGCCGAGCTGGCCGGCGGCCGGCTGTACGTCAGCGAGCTGGCCCGCCGCCTGGAGATGTCCCGGCCGCTGCTCTACATGCATCTGGACCGGCTGGAGAAGGCCGGTCTGGTGGTGGGGCGGCTGGAGCTGTCCGAGGACGGCAAGGCGCTGAAGTACTTCGAACTCACTCCGTTCGAGCTGAAGCTGAACGTGGCCACCGTCCTCGCCGCCCTCCGCGAGGACGCGGCCGCGGGTGCGGCACCGGACGAACGACCCTAG
- a CDS encoding LAETG motif-containing sortase-dependent surface protein — protein sequence MKSSRTTPAARPSAHRSRRRGAAGAGLLAALTLAALAAAGPAHADDRASTAPPTATPSTGASQTPSPRPTVPGGPKPTAVPSSPASSRPSAEPTQPPGSPRPSAEPTQPPGARPSKPAKGSGKELAHTGASSTTTAVLGAGAAALIAAGGGTVYAVRRRRG from the coding sequence GTGAAGTCTTCCCGTACGACCCCCGCCGCCCGCCCCTCCGCCCACCGCAGCCGCCGGCGCGGCGCGGCCGGCGCCGGGCTGCTCGCGGCCCTGACCCTCGCCGCGCTGGCCGCGGCGGGTCCCGCGCACGCCGACGACCGGGCGAGCACGGCACCGCCGACGGCCACCCCGTCGACCGGCGCCTCCCAGACCCCCAGCCCCCGGCCCACCGTGCCCGGGGGCCCGAAGCCGACCGCGGTGCCCAGCTCGCCGGCCAGCTCCCGCCCCAGCGCCGAGCCCACCCAGCCGCCCGGCAGCCCCCGCCCGAGCGCCGAGCCCACCCAGCCGCCCGGCGCACGGCCGTCGAAGCCCGCCAAGGGCAGCGGCAAGGAACTCGCCCACACCGGCGCCTCCTCGACGACCACCGCGGTCCTCGGCGCGGGCGCCGCGGCACTGATCGCCGCGGGCGGCGGCACCGTCTACGCCGTCCGCCGCCGGCGCGGCTGA
- a CDS encoding RNA polymerase sigma factor codes for MEYSAGPHTAPVRFALPGPRHALWRWLLRTVRPASAHREAPHRTGRPARHPADGRPAHRPYALPDDGGAPPPDPRPTISELYHAHRLTMVRLAVLLVDDRATAEDVVQDAFAALYKRHGEQLGEVDNALAYLRTAVVNAARSVLRRRRTARDYTPPYEADAPSAEERIVLDEEHREVLAALNGLTARRREVLVLRYWGDLTEAQIATTLGISRGSVKSLASRALDSLEKILEARS; via the coding sequence ATGGAGTACTCCGCCGGCCCGCACACCGCCCCGGTACGGTTCGCCCTGCCGGGGCCCCGGCACGCCCTGTGGCGGTGGCTGCTGCGCACCGTCCGCCCGGCGTCCGCCCACCGCGAGGCACCGCACCGCACCGGCCGACCGGCCCGCCACCCCGCCGACGGCCGGCCGGCCCACCGCCCCTACGCGCTGCCGGACGACGGCGGCGCACCCCCGCCCGACCCCCGGCCCACCATCAGCGAGCTCTACCACGCCCACCGGCTCACCATGGTCCGGCTGGCCGTCCTGCTGGTCGACGACCGCGCCACCGCCGAGGACGTCGTCCAGGACGCCTTCGCCGCCCTCTACAAACGCCACGGCGAACAGCTCGGCGAGGTGGACAACGCCCTGGCCTACCTGCGCACCGCGGTCGTCAACGCCGCCCGCTCCGTGCTGCGCCGCCGCCGCACCGCCCGCGACTACACCCCGCCGTACGAGGCCGACGCGCCGTCCGCCGAGGAGCGCATCGTGCTGGACGAGGAACACCGCGAGGTCCTCGCCGCGCTGAACGGACTGACCGCGCGCCGGCGGGAGGTCCTCGTCCTGCGCTACTGGGGCGACCTGACGGAGGCCCAGATCGCCACGACCCTCGGCATCAGCCGCGGCTCGGTGAAGTCCCTCGCCAGCCGCGCCCTGGACTCCCTGGAAAAGATCTTGGAGGCGCGGTCATGA
- a CDS encoding DUF4232 domain-containing protein — protein MPSVTATARRAVAAGLSAAAVLALTTGCHGHTGGRPEEPATGVSPATPSAVLPDTGPPPPGPGGHPPCTPEMLKFHAGAPHRPDRRMLLTVTNYSDRTCDFAAQGYPLLRFGDGRRPALPVIEDSRPRTAVVLAPDATAYATVLTSAAGGPHGRGPHGGKFSQFGVALAAGTSPVQVGLADRTPVRVDPHTAEVTYWQPTLDAARKW, from the coding sequence ATGCCGTCCGTCACCGCCACCGCCCGCCGGGCCGTGGCCGCAGGTCTGAGCGCCGCCGCCGTACTGGCCCTGACCACCGGCTGCCACGGCCACACCGGCGGCCGGCCCGAGGAACCCGCCACCGGCGTCTCACCGGCCACCCCCTCGGCCGTCCTGCCGGACACCGGCCCCCCGCCGCCCGGCCCCGGCGGACACCCACCCTGCACGCCGGAGATGCTCAAGTTCCACGCCGGCGCGCCGCACCGGCCGGACCGCCGCATGCTGCTGACCGTCACCAACTACTCCGACCGGACCTGCGACTTCGCCGCCCAGGGCTACCCCCTGCTGCGCTTCGGCGACGGACGGCGGCCGGCCCTCCCGGTGATCGAGGACAGCAGGCCGCGGACGGCCGTCGTCCTCGCCCCCGACGCGACCGCCTACGCCACCGTCCTCACCTCCGCGGCCGGCGGCCCGCACGGACGGGGCCCGCACGGCGGGAAGTTCTCCCAGTTCGGCGTGGCACTGGCCGCCGGCACCTCCCCCGTCCAGGTCGGCCTCGCCGACCGCACGCCCGTACGGGTCGACCCGCACACCGCCGAGGTCACCTACTGGCAGCCGACCCTGGACGCCGCCCGCAAGTGGTGA
- a CDS encoding type II toxin-antitoxin system VapB family antitoxin produces MIFKRIGNGRPYPDHGRESTRQWADVAPRPVRLDQLVTTKQQLDLETLLAEDSTFYGDLFAHVVKWEGDLYLEDGLHRAVRAALQQRQVLHARVLELD; encoded by the coding sequence GTGATCTTCAAGCGCATCGGAAATGGGCGGCCGTACCCCGACCACGGCCGGGAGAGCACCCGCCAGTGGGCGGATGTCGCCCCGCGCCCGGTACGCCTCGACCAGTTGGTGACCACCAAGCAGCAGCTCGACCTCGAAACGCTGCTCGCCGAGGACTCGACGTTCTACGGCGACCTCTTCGCGCACGTCGTGAAGTGGGAGGGCGACCTCTACCTGGAGGACGGACTGCACCGCGCGGTCCGCGCCGCGCTCCAGCAGCGCCAGGTGCTGCACGCCCGCGTGCTGGAACTGGACTGA
- a CDS encoding LytR C-terminal domain-containing protein encodes MSMLTPPGMGGKKYRITGDRYPRMRRPRHRRRIALTLVAAACVLGLAGWGTLQLIDVFGGKSNSARAAQGKKPCRNSAKAATAQAAPATAKPPAPATLTVNVYNATPRSGLAKRTADELKKRGFKIGKVGNAPAAYDKKIKGAGILLGPKAATGGPLKVLATQLAGAEQKTDDRKNTELDLIIGDGFKDLAPQQAAAKSLALLAHPSPAPAADPGC; translated from the coding sequence ATGAGCATGCTGACGCCCCCAGGCATGGGCGGTAAGAAGTACCGCATCACGGGCGACAGGTATCCGCGGATGCGCCGTCCCCGACACCGCCGCCGGATCGCCCTCACCCTCGTCGCCGCCGCGTGCGTCCTCGGCCTGGCGGGCTGGGGCACCCTGCAGCTCATCGACGTCTTCGGGGGCAAGAGCAACTCCGCCCGGGCCGCCCAGGGCAAGAAGCCCTGCCGGAACAGCGCCAAGGCAGCCACCGCGCAGGCCGCACCGGCCACCGCGAAGCCGCCCGCCCCGGCCACCCTGACCGTCAACGTCTACAACGCCACCCCGCGCTCCGGCCTCGCCAAGCGCACCGCCGACGAACTCAAGAAGCGCGGCTTCAAGATCGGCAAGGTGGGCAACGCCCCGGCCGCCTACGACAAGAAGATCAAGGGCGCCGGGATACTGCTCGGCCCCAAGGCGGCCACCGGCGGCCCGCTGAAGGTGCTCGCCACCCAGCTTGCCGGCGCCGAGCAGAAGACCGACGACCGCAAGAACACCGAACTCGACCTGATCATCGGCGACGGCTTCAAGGACCTGGCCCCCCAGCAGGCCGCCGCCAAGTCCCTGGCCCTGCTGGCCCACCCGTCCCCGGCCCCCGCCGCCGACCCCGGCTGCTGA
- the upp gene encoding uracil phosphoribosyltransferase translates to MRIHVVDHPLVAHKLTTLRDKRTDSPTFRRLADELVTLLAYEATRDVRTEQVDIETPVTATTGVRLSHPRPLVVPILRAGLGMLDGMVRLLPTAEVGFMGMVRNEETYEAHTYATRMPDDLSGRQVYVVDPMLATGGTLVAAIQELIARGADDVTAICLLAAPEGVAVMEKELAGAPVTVVTAAVDERLNAARYIVPGLGDAGDRMYGTAG, encoded by the coding sequence ATGCGGATCCACGTCGTCGACCACCCGCTGGTGGCGCACAAACTCACCACACTGCGCGACAAGCGCACCGATTCCCCCACCTTCCGGCGGCTTGCCGACGAGCTGGTCACCCTGCTCGCCTACGAGGCCACCCGTGATGTGCGCACCGAGCAGGTCGACATCGAGACGCCGGTCACGGCGACCACCGGGGTGCGGCTCTCGCACCCGCGGCCGCTGGTCGTGCCGATCCTGCGGGCCGGGCTGGGCATGCTGGACGGCATGGTGCGGCTGCTGCCCACCGCCGAGGTCGGCTTCATGGGCATGGTCCGCAACGAGGAGACGTACGAGGCGCACACGTACGCCACGCGGATGCCGGACGATCTCTCGGGCCGGCAGGTCTACGTCGTGGACCCGATGCTGGCGACCGGCGGCACGCTGGTCGCGGCGATCCAGGAGCTGATCGCGCGCGGGGCGGACGACGTCACCGCGATCTGTCTGCTGGCGGCGCCGGAGGGCGTCGCGGTGATGGAGAAGGAGCTGGCCGGCGCGCCGGTGACGGTGGTCACGGCGGCCGTCGACGAGCGGCTGAACGCGGCGCGCTACATCGTGCCGGGTCTCGGTGACGCGGGCGACCGGATGTACGGCACCGCCGGCTGA
- the tadA gene encoding tRNA adenosine(34) deaminase TadA, which produces MSAPQSGPLSGSSPSATPDPLRDPWIAPMRRALGEAARATGTGDVPVGAVVLSADGTVLGTGHNEREATGDPTAHAEVLALRAAARATGEWRLTGATLVVTLEPCTMCAGAIVLSRVDRVVYGARDAKAGAVGSLWDVVRDRRLNHRPEVITGVLENECAERLTAFFRDR; this is translated from the coding sequence ATGAGTGCCCCCCAGTCCGGTCCGCTGTCCGGTTCGTCCCCTTCCGCCACGCCCGATCCGCTGCGCGATCCCTGGATCGCGCCGATGCGCCGGGCGCTGGGCGAGGCGGCCCGCGCCACCGGGACGGGTGACGTCCCGGTGGGCGCCGTCGTGCTGTCCGCGGACGGTACGGTCCTGGGCACCGGTCACAACGAGCGCGAGGCGACCGGCGACCCGACCGCGCACGCCGAGGTCCTCGCGCTGCGCGCGGCGGCCCGCGCCACCGGGGAGTGGCGGCTGACCGGCGCGACGCTCGTCGTCACCCTCGAACCGTGCACGATGTGTGCCGGCGCGATCGTGCTCTCCCGGGTCGACCGGGTGGTCTACGGCGCCCGCGACGCCAAGGCCGGTGCGGTCGGCTCGCTGTGGGACGTGGTGCGTGACCGGCGTCTCAATCACCGGCCCGAGGTCATCACCGGCGTGCTGGAGAACGAGTGCGCGGAGCGGCTCACGGCCTTCTTCCGCGACCGCTGA
- a CDS encoding DUF2127 domain-containing protein translates to MKIDWDRRTCARRGHTTYLPHEEHLRDRLRADTALGEAWRCLRCGDFVLGAPHGSGPADDAPLVPRGKVLRDLFVLRFLAVERAVRGVFIVLAAVGVWQFSNRKDAVRRFFDEYIAVLRPVARHFHYDLDHSPVVGTIQKTFGYRHSTLVLVAVLLLVYALVEIVEGVGLWYAKRWAEYLTVVATAAFLPLEIYELTEKVSWLKIATLVINILAVLYIALTKRLFGLRGGRAAFDAERHSASLLEVQTSAGVSTAAHNG, encoded by the coding sequence ATGAAGATCGACTGGGACCGGCGTACCTGCGCACGCCGCGGGCACACCACCTACCTCCCGCACGAGGAACACCTCCGGGACCGGCTGCGCGCCGACACCGCGCTGGGAGAGGCGTGGCGCTGCCTGCGCTGCGGCGACTTCGTCCTCGGCGCGCCGCACGGCTCCGGACCGGCCGACGACGCCCCGCTGGTCCCGCGCGGCAAGGTCCTGCGCGACCTGTTCGTCCTTCGGTTCCTGGCCGTCGAGCGAGCCGTGCGCGGCGTGTTCATCGTGCTGGCCGCGGTCGGCGTCTGGCAGTTCAGCAACCGCAAGGACGCGGTCCGCCGCTTCTTCGACGAGTACATCGCGGTGCTCCGCCCGGTCGCCCGGCACTTCCACTACGACCTGGACCACTCACCCGTCGTCGGCACCATCCAGAAGACGTTCGGCTACCGGCACTCCACCCTGGTGCTGGTCGCCGTGCTGCTGCTGGTGTACGCCCTGGTGGAGATCGTCGAGGGCGTGGGCCTCTGGTACGCCAAGCGCTGGGCCGAATACCTGACGGTGGTGGCGACCGCCGCGTTCCTGCCGCTGGAGATCTACGAGCTGACCGAGAAGGTCAGCTGGCTCAAGATCGCCACCCTGGTGATCAACATTCTGGCCGTGCTCTACATCGCCCTCACCAAGCGGCTGTTCGGGCTACGCGGCGGCCGCGCGGCCTTCGACGCGGAGCGGCACAGCGCCTCGCTCCTGGAGGTCCAGACCTCGGCCGGGGTCTCCACCGCCGCCCATAATGGCTGA
- a CDS encoding Dabb family protein — translation MIRHLVLFKLNDGVSRDEERVQAGVRAFEALKDQIEELTFWECAWNITDRPIAYDFAINSAVADKDALRRYIEHPAHQAAAGQWREFATWVIADYEF, via the coding sequence GTGATCCGCCACCTGGTCCTGTTCAAGCTCAACGACGGCGTCTCCCGCGACGAGGAGCGGGTGCAGGCCGGCGTCCGCGCCTTCGAGGCGCTCAAGGACCAGATCGAGGAGCTGACGTTCTGGGAGTGCGCCTGGAACATCACCGACCGGCCGATCGCCTACGATTTCGCGATCAACTCGGCGGTGGCCGACAAGGACGCCCTCAGGCGCTACATCGAGCACCCGGCCCACCAGGCGGCCGCCGGACAGTGGCGGGAATTCGCCACCTGGGTGATCGCCGACTACGAATTCTGA
- a CDS encoding RNA polymerase sigma factor SigF — MTVTARTAPKAPSRESRSADTRALTQVLFAELADLEPGTPEHSRVRAALIEANLPLVRYAAARFRSRNEPMEDVIQVGTIGLINAIDRFDPERGVQFPTFAMPTVVGEIKRYFRDNVRTVHVPRRLHELWVQVNGATEDLTVLHGRSPTTAEIAERLKIGEDEVLACLEAGRSYHATSLEAAQEGDGLPGLLDRLGYEDPELAGVEHRDLVRHLLVQLPEREQRILLLRYYSNLTQSQISAELGVSQMHVSRLLSRSFARLRSANRIDA; from the coding sequence GTGACCGTGACGGCCCGTACTGCGCCCAAGGCTCCATCCCGCGAGAGCCGGAGCGCGGACACGCGGGCGCTCACACAGGTGCTGTTCGCGGAACTGGCCGATCTGGAGCCCGGCACCCCCGAACACAGCCGCGTCCGGGCCGCCCTCATCGAGGCCAACCTGCCGCTGGTCCGCTATGCCGCGGCCCGCTTCCGCAGCCGTAATGAGCCGATGGAGGACGTCATCCAGGTCGGCACGATCGGGCTGATCAACGCCATCGACCGCTTCGACCCCGAGCGGGGCGTCCAGTTCCCGACCTTCGCGATGCCCACCGTCGTCGGCGAGATCAAACGCTACTTTCGAGACAATGTTCGTACGGTCCATGTGCCGCGCCGCCTCCACGAGCTGTGGGTGCAGGTCAACGGCGCCACCGAGGATCTGACCGTGCTGCACGGGCGCTCGCCCACCACCGCCGAGATCGCCGAGCGGCTGAAGATCGGCGAGGACGAGGTGCTGGCCTGCCTGGAGGCCGGCCGTTCGTATCACGCCACCTCGCTGGAGGCCGCCCAGGAGGGCGACGGCCTGCCCGGCCTGCTGGACCGCCTCGGGTACGAGGACCCCGAACTGGCCGGTGTGGAGCACCGCGACCTGGTGCGACACCTCCTCGTCCAGCTCCCCGAACGCGAGCAGCGAATCCTTCTGCTGCGTTACTACAGCAATCTGACGCAGTCCCAGATCAGTGCCGAACTGGGGGTGTCGCAGATGCATGTGTCGCGGCTACTGTCGCGGAGCTTCGCTCGGCTTCGATCCGCAAACAGGATCGACGCCTAA
- a CDS encoding RNA polymerase sigma factor SigF — MSVELGSSKVLPAIPAPAPHVHDDDSINTRTLSRSLFLRLASLDKDCAERTYVRDTLIELNLPLVRYAAARFRSRNEPMEDIVQVGTIGLIKAIDRFDCERGVEFPTFAMPTVVGEIKRFFRDTSWSVRVPRRLQELRLALTKASDELSQKLDRSPTVPELALCLGVSEEDVVDGLAVGNAYTASSLDSPSPEDDGGEGSLADRLGYEDSALEGVEYRESLKPLLAKLPARERQIIMLRFFANMTQSQIGEEVGISQMHVSRLLTRTLAQLREGLISD, encoded by the coding sequence ATGTCCGTAGAACTGGGCAGCTCAAAGGTGCTTCCCGCGATTCCCGCGCCCGCACCGCACGTGCATGACGACGACTCCATCAACACCCGCACGCTCTCCCGCTCCCTGTTCCTGCGGCTGGCCTCGCTCGACAAGGACTGCGCGGAGCGTACGTACGTCCGTGACACGCTCATCGAACTCAACCTCCCCCTCGTGCGGTACGCCGCGGCCCGCTTCCGCAGCCGCAACGAGCCGATGGAGGACATCGTCCAGGTCGGAACGATCGGTCTGATCAAGGCGATCGACCGTTTCGACTGCGAACGCGGGGTGGAATTCCCGACGTTCGCGATGCCCACCGTCGTCGGCGAGATCAAGCGCTTCTTCCGGGACACCTCGTGGTCGGTGCGGGTCCCGCGCCGGCTCCAGGAGCTCCGGCTCGCCCTCACCAAGGCCAGTGACGAGCTCTCCCAGAAGCTCGACCGCTCGCCCACCGTGCCCGAACTCGCCCTGTGCCTGGGGGTGTCGGAGGAGGACGTGGTCGACGGCCTGGCCGTCGGCAACGCGTACACCGCCTCCTCCCTCGACTCACCCTCCCCGGAGGACGACGGCGGCGAGGGCTCCCTCGCGGACCGCCTCGGCTACGAGGACAGCGCCCTGGAGGGCGTTGAGTACCGCGAGTCGCTCAAGCCCCTGCTGGCCAAACTCCCGGCCCGTGAGCGGCAGATCATCATGCTGCGCTTCTTCGCCAACATGACGCAGTCCCAGATCGGCGAGGAGGTCGGCATCTCCCAGATGCACGTCTCGCGCCTGCTCACCCGTACCCTGGCGCAGCTGCGCGAGGGGCTCATCTCCGATTGA